From Geomonas agri, one genomic window encodes:
- the lgt gene encoding prolipoprotein diacylglyceryl transferase, which produces MIFPNIDPVFLRLGPLEFRWYGLMYICGFVAAYFIILSGVKRKGLPLNRDQVADLIFTVAVGVILGGRLGYILFYNFAFYLAHPLKLFAVWEGGMSFHGGLIGALLASIYYVRKFKLGFYSLADLGFLAAPVGLGFGRIGNFINGELYGRVTDLPWGIVFPGGGPLPRHPSQLYEAFLEGPLMFLILYQVSKRVRCDGAVVWSFIALYGLFRFLVEFVRQPDEQLGFVVGGFSMGQMLSLPMFLLGVAMVVYRCRRG; this is translated from the coding sequence ATGATCTTCCCCAACATCGACCCGGTCTTCCTGCGCCTGGGGCCGCTGGAATTCCGCTGGTACGGTCTCATGTACATCTGCGGCTTCGTTGCCGCCTACTTCATCATCCTGTCCGGGGTGAAGCGAAAGGGGCTCCCGCTGAACCGGGACCAGGTCGCCGATCTCATCTTCACCGTCGCGGTGGGGGTGATCCTGGGCGGGCGCCTGGGCTACATCCTGTTCTACAACTTCGCCTTCTACCTCGCCCACCCGCTCAAGCTGTTCGCGGTCTGGGAGGGTGGGATGTCCTTCCACGGTGGCCTGATCGGGGCGCTTTTGGCCAGCATCTACTATGTCCGCAAGTTCAAGCTCGGCTTCTACTCGCTGGCCGACCTGGGCTTTCTGGCGGCACCGGTCGGGCTTGGTTTCGGCCGGATCGGCAACTTCATCAACGGCGAACTCTACGGCCGGGTCACCGACCTCCCCTGGGGGATCGTGTTCCCGGGCGGCGGACCGCTGCCGCGCCACCCCTCGCAGCTGTACGAGGCGTTCCTGGAGGGGCCGCTCATGTTCCTGATCCTGTACCAGGTCTCCAAGAGGGTGCGCTGTGACGGCGCGGTGGTGTGGTCCTTCATCGCGCTCTACGGCCTGTTCCGGTTCCTGGTGGAATTCGTCCGGCAGCCCGACGAGCAGCTCGGGTTCGTCGTGGGGGGATTCTCGATGGGGCAGATGCTGAGTTTGCCGATGTTCCTGCTGGGTGTGGCGATGGTGGTTTATCGCTGCAGGCGAGGGTAA
- a CDS encoding DUF4124 domain-containing protein, with the protein MKKLLVLLLLLYPLTALAETYQWTDERGTVNFADDLGQVPKKYRKKARRLGQEDAAPRIIEGGTAEPAKAKGEDAQGSKKVYGGKDEAVWRREFLQADFNLKNAESDLATLKGRLSDTSRMTRSDYLTIQNSIKYAEDRVQAQQKRLDQLRDTADRLGVPPEFRQ; encoded by the coding sequence ATGAAGAAGTTGCTCGTGTTGTTGCTTCTGCTCTATCCACTGACCGCTCTCGCGGAAACCTACCAGTGGACCGACGAACGGGGGACGGTGAACTTTGCCGACGACCTGGGCCAAGTCCCCAAGAAGTACCGCAAGAAGGCGAGAAGGCTGGGGCAGGAGGATGCCGCTCCCAGGATCATCGAAGGGGGCACGGCGGAGCCCGCCAAGGCCAAGGGCGAAGATGCCCAGGGGTCGAAGAAGGTTTACGGCGGCAAGGACGAGGCTGTCTGGCGCAGGGAGTTCCTGCAGGCCGACTTCAACCTGAAGAATGCGGAGTCGGACCTGGCCACCCTCAAGGGGCGGCTGTCCGATACCTCGCGCATGACGCGTTCCGACTACCTCACCATCCAGAACAGTATCAAGTACGCCGAGGACCGGGTCCAGGCACAGCAAAAGAGACTGGACCAGTTGCGGGATACGGCAGACCGGCTCGGCGTCCCCCCCGAATTCAGGCAGTAG
- a CDS encoding histidine triad nucleotide-binding protein, with protein sequence MSDCLFCKMAEGAIPVKKVYEDDLLFAIEDINPVAPVHILIIPKKHVVNTLELTPADDQLIGAVHRVAAELSRERGFDQEGFRLVNNNNAGAGQSVWHIHFHLLAGRKLGWPPG encoded by the coding sequence ATGAGTGATTGTCTGTTCTGCAAGATGGCCGAGGGTGCCATCCCGGTGAAGAAGGTCTACGAGGACGACCTCCTCTTCGCCATCGAAGATATTAACCCGGTGGCACCGGTCCACATCCTCATCATCCCGAAGAAACACGTCGTCAACACCCTGGAACTGACTCCGGCCGACGACCAGTTGATCGGCGCGGTGCACCGCGTTGCAGCGGAACTCTCCCGCGAGCGCGGCTTCGATCAGGAGGGGTTCCGCCTGGTGAACAACAACAACGCCGGTGCCGGCCAGTCGGTGTGGCACATCCACTTCCACCTGCTGGCCGGGCGCAAGCTGGGGTGGCCTCCGGGGTAG
- a CDS encoding TlyA family RNA methyltransferase, translating into MAKERLDKLVMERGLAPSRERAKALIMAGQVVVDDHLADKAGLMVPLEAEIRLKGEPLPYVSRGGLKLAQGLDRFAICVEGLVAVDVGASTGGFTDCLLQRGAQRVYAVDVGYGQLAWKLREDPRVVNLEKTNIRHLESLPECPDLAVIDASFISLDKVLPPTLRLIKDNATIVALIKPQFEVGRGQVGKGGVVRDEKKHQEVVENVTELAQGLGLLVLGVCESPILGPKGNKEFLIHLQKRGLVEPAPAAPEA; encoded by the coding sequence GTGGCGAAGGAAAGGCTGGACAAGCTGGTCATGGAACGGGGGCTCGCCCCCTCACGGGAGAGGGCCAAGGCGCTCATCATGGCGGGACAGGTGGTGGTGGACGACCACCTGGCCGACAAGGCGGGGCTCATGGTGCCGCTGGAGGCAGAGATCCGCCTGAAGGGGGAGCCACTTCCCTACGTGAGCCGCGGCGGCTTGAAACTCGCCCAGGGGTTGGACCGCTTCGCCATCTGCGTCGAGGGACTGGTCGCCGTCGACGTGGGGGCGTCCACGGGCGGCTTCACCGATTGCCTCTTGCAGCGAGGCGCCCAAAGGGTCTACGCTGTCGACGTCGGCTACGGTCAGCTCGCTTGGAAACTGCGCGAGGACCCGCGCGTGGTGAACCTCGAGAAGACCAACATCCGCCACCTGGAGTCGCTGCCGGAGTGCCCAGATCTCGCCGTCATCGACGCCTCCTTCATCTCGCTGGACAAGGTGCTCCCGCCGACACTGCGCCTGATCAAGGACAACGCTACCATCGTGGCCCTGATCAAACCGCAATTCGAGGTGGGGCGTGGCCAGGTGGGGAAGGGGGGCGTGGTCAGGGACGAGAAGAAACACCAGGAGGTCGTGGAGAACGTGACCGAACTGGCGCAGGGACTGGGACTGCTGGTGCTGGGGGTGTGCGAGTCTCCCATCCTGGGCCCCAAAGGGAACAAGGAATTCCTGATCCACCTGCAAAAACGCGGCTTGGTCGAGCCCGCCCCGGCCGCGCCTGAGGCTTGA